A window of Macrobrachium rosenbergii isolate ZJJX-2024 chromosome 15, ASM4041242v1, whole genome shotgun sequence contains these coding sequences:
- the LOC136846793 gene encoding uncharacterized protein, translating to MKYLVLSAALLAAVAAAPDGGYSSSIPSGPGFTHGGSGGGFGVGGGSIGGGFGGGHGGIGGIGGGIGGGIGGGIGIGGGIGGGIGGGIGGGHGGIGGGIGGIGGGIGGIGGGIGGIGGGIGGGGFGGGCRDGEILHVDGSCVIPEVSRHVFVYSAPDVDVGYSGPPPVIPPPKVEHNIVFIRTPDQIDGPDPIVVPPPQQKNIVYVLNKQGPIEGPKVIEVPAPPKKNPEVYFVNYGPNDNPALPGGIDLQTALSSAAHASGQVIGGGIGGGIGGGIGGGIGGGIGGGIGGGIGGGIGGGIGGHGGGIGGGIGGIGGGIGGGIGGGIGGGIGGGIGGGIGGGIGGPTTPSGLYSAP from the coding sequence GTTTTGTCCGCTGCCCTTCTCGCAGCTGTAGCTGCTGCCCCCGACGGCGGGTATAGCTCATCGATCCCCTCTGGTCCCGGCTTCACCCACGGAGGCTCCGGAGGTGGATTCGGCGTCGGTGGAGGCTCCATCGGCGGCGGATTCGGCGGAGGCCACGGAGGAATTGGAGGTATCGGAGGCGGAATCGGAGGCGGAATCGGAGGCGGAATCGGAATCGGCGGTGGAATCGGAGGCGGAATCGGCGGCGGAATTGGCGGAGGCCACGGAGGAATCGGAGGAGGAATCGGAGGAATcggaggaggaattggaggtatcggaggaggaattggaggtaTCGGAGGCGGAATCGGCGGCGGCGGCTTCGGCGGCGGCTGCCGCGACGGCGAGATCCTCCACGTCGACGGATCCTGCGTGATCCCTGAGGTCAGCCGTCACGTCTTCGTGTACTCCGCTCCCGACGTCGACGTCGGCTACTCCGGCCCCCCACCCGTCATCCCCCCACCAAAGGTCGAGCACAACATCGTCTTCATCCGCACCCCCGACCAGATCGACGGACCCGATCCCATCGTCGTCCCACCACCCCAGCAGAAGAACATCGTCTACGTCCTCAACAAGCAAGGACCCATCGAAGGTCCCAAGGTCATCGAGGTGCCCGCTCCACCCAAGAAGAACCCTGAGGTCTACTTCGTCAACTACGGGCCTAACGATAACCCAGCTCTCCCTGGTGGCATTGATCTTCAGACTGCTCTCAGCTCTGCCGCCCACGCCAGCGGTCAAGTGATCGGAGGCGGGATCGGAGGCGGAATCGGCGGTGGAATCGGAGGCGGAATCGGCGGTGGAATCGGCGGTGGAATCGGCGGTGGAATCGGCGGTGGAATCGGAGGCGGAATTGGCGGTCATGGAGGCGGAATTGGAGGTGGAATTGGCGGTATCGGAGGCGGAATCGGAGGTGGAATCGGAGGTGGAATCGGAGGTGGAATCGGTGGCGGAATCGGAGGCGGAATCGGAGGCGGAATTGGAGGACCTACAACTCCATCCGGCCTCTACTCAGCTCCTTAA